The following proteins come from a genomic window of Trichocoleus sp. FACHB-46:
- a CDS encoding Nif11-like leader peptide family natural product precursor produces the protein MGEYQVSEGGAIIIFPPNLDTLVLLVLKNILLFFFILRVASEDQILNMAFEQIEAFLKKMQSDPELKSEVLAASTADDIARIALKLGFEFSGDELLRMSGKKVGSVTVRKTDLPGEYN, from the coding sequence ATGGGAGAATATCAGGTTTCTGAGGGTGGCGCGATAATCATCTTTCCCCCGAATCTTGATACCCTTGTGCTGCTAGTCTTAAAGAATATACTGCTGTTTTTCTTTATATTACGAGTAGCTAGCGAGGATCAAATTTTAAATATGGCTTTTGAGCAAATCGAAGCATTTTTAAAGAAGATGCAGTCTGACCCTGAACTTAAAAGCGAGGTGCTCGCAGCATCAACCGCAGATGATATTGCGCGAATAGCACTAAAGCTTGGTTTTGAATTTTCAGGTGATGAATTATTGAGAATGTCAGGTAAGAAAGTTGGCAGCGTTACTGTTAGAAAAACTGATCTTCCTGGAGAGTACAACTAG
- a CDS encoding DUF6714 family protein → MMRKLIAAVQLQRYPTKPMPNSEAVKLQIRSAFASVEFPGDWCLRGSNEGDEPFLLEQEFKGKTDWQALDPAFIDRAPDGYGSALSFFSDEAFRFYLPAYLITDIDGKLDMHDPVFHLTHGLTDETRGNRVNPRRYGERTWFDEQGHRFAVFDREQARAIVSYLELKRETDEFQRDEIDQAIANYWSGRAEASAG, encoded by the coding sequence ATGATGCGAAAATTGATTGCCGCCGTTCAACTACAACGTTATCCCACAAAGCCCATGCCCAACTCGGAAGCCGTCAAATTGCAGATCCGCTCGGCGTTCGCGAGCGTCGAGTTCCCGGGCGATTGGTGCCTACGCGGCAGCAACGAAGGTGACGAGCCATTCCTGCTTGAGCAGGAGTTCAAAGGCAAGACCGATTGGCAAGCGCTCGACCCAGCTTTCATTGATCGCGCGCCGGACGGATATGGGTCTGCCCTCAGCTTCTTCTCAGACGAAGCTTTTCGGTTCTATCTGCCGGCGTACCTGATCACGGATATTGACGGCAAGCTGGACATGCACGACCCCGTTTTCCACCTGACCCACGGCCTGACGGACGAGACAAGAGGCAACCGCGTTAACCCGCGCCGTTACGGAGAACGGACGTGGTTCGACGAGCAGGGACACAGGTTCGCAGTGTTCGATCGTGAACAGGCGCGCGCGATCGTGAGCTATTTGGAGCTGAAGCGCGAGACCGACGAGTTTCAACGCGACGAGATTGATCAGGCGATCGCAAATTACTGGTCGGGGCGCGCGGAAGCCAGTGCGGGATAA
- a CDS encoding site-specific integrase, whose amino-acid sequence MKVDGHGQAKVLTSDEIAKLFEALEGDRDRALFGICLYTGCRISEACSMLTTDAYDAAGVRMKINLRKANTKGKQETRQIPVNSVLKGYLETYRAGVGKQYLFPGRHGRGHINPKSADEILRETCDRLGLMGVSTHSFRRTALTQMSSAGIPLRVIQEISGHRSLQALQRYLEVSELQLEGAIAALSF is encoded by the coding sequence ATGAAGGTAGATGGACATGGCCAAGCCAAAGTTTTAACATCCGACGAAATTGCAAAATTGTTTGAGGCATTGGAAGGCGATCGCGATCGTGCCCTCTTTGGCATCTGTCTCTACACAGGGTGCCGCATCAGTGAAGCCTGCTCGATGCTTACCACAGATGCTTATGATGCAGCTGGGGTCAGAATGAAGATTAATCTGCGTAAGGCCAACACTAAGGGAAAGCAGGAGACGCGCCAGATTCCGGTCAATTCGGTTCTAAAAGGATACCTGGAAACATATCGGGCGGGAGTGGGCAAGCAATATCTCTTTCCGGGACGGCACGGGCGCGGACACATCAACCCGAAGTCAGCCGATGAAATTCTCAGGGAGACGTGCGATCGCTTGGGGCTGATGGGAGTTAGTACGCACAGCTTTAGACGAACTGCTCTGACCCAAATGAGCAGTGCAGGGATACCGCTGCGGGTGATTCAGGAGATATCAGGGCATCGTAGTTTGCAGGCACTTCAACGGTATTTGGAGGTTTCTGAGCTGCAATTGGAAGGGGCGATCGCGGCTTTAAGTTTTTGA
- a CDS encoding GNAT family N-acetyltransferase: MEAEVTLIPFSSTEVTLLRGWLVAPHVAAWYADPEDHVEWAANPPPGGDRALIVVGGQTVGYVRWQTVSREILDSVGLHEIPAGSVDVDILIGELEFVGRGIGPKALLILLSQLRQRRDVPLVGLTTRVQNLSAQRAFTKVGFRVLREYSPPGYGRCYLMVYSFSEDA; this comes from the coding sequence ATGGAAGCCGAGGTCACGTTAATTCCGTTCTCCAGCACTGAGGTCACGCTACTAAGAGGTTGGCTAGTGGCTCCTCATGTCGCTGCCTGGTATGCTGACCCTGAAGACCATGTTGAGTGGGCAGCCAATCCGCCACCTGGCGGTGATCGGGCACTGATCGTAGTTGGAGGTCAGACAGTTGGCTACGTTCGATGGCAGACTGTGTCGCGTGAAATTTTGGATTCAGTGGGTCTTCACGAAATTCCTGCAGGATCGGTTGACGTAGATATTCTCATTGGTGAGCTGGAGTTTGTTGGTCGTGGGATCGGACCGAAAGCACTCCTGATATTGTTGTCGCAGCTTCGCCAGAGGCGAGATGTCCCGTTGGTTGGTCTAACTACAAGGGTGCAGAATCTGTCCGCACAGCGCGCCTTCACCAAAGTTGGCTTTCGCGTTCTGCGGGAATACAGCCCTCCTGGATATGGCCGTTGTTATCTTATGGTCTACAGTTTCAGTGAAGATGCCTGA